From the Bacillus sp. FJAT-22090 genome, the window AAAAATGGAGAACATGAACAAGTCATTTAATGGTGTACCAGTGGTAAAAAATGTGTCTCTTCAGATTGAAAAAGGTGAGATTCATGCATTGTTAGGTGAAAATGGTGCCGGAAAATCCACTTTGATGAATATTTTAGGGGGAGTCCATCAACCGAATAGCGGCACTATTTACATAAACGGTCAAGAAGTCCGGATGGCTAATCCAAGAGTATCTCAAGAACAAGGGATTAGCTTTATCCATCAAGAACTAAACATGGTTTCTGACCTCAAAGTCTATGAGAATATGTTTTTAGGATCAGAACTTCGAAACAAGGTAGGTTTTTTAAAAGTGGAAGAGATGTGTCAGCAAACTCATGAAATCTTATCGAAGCTTGGAGTAGACATCGATCCGAAAGAATACGTTCGAAATTTAGCAACTTCCTATAAACAACTGATAGAAATATCCAAGGCACTGCTTCATAAATCCACGCTTATCATTATGGATGAACCTACAACCTCATTAGCAGAACATGAAGTAAATCGTTTATTTGAATTAATGAAGAACTTAAAGAAATCGGGCATCTCGATTATTTATATATCCCATAAACTAAAGGAAATCAAAGAAGTATGTGACCGTTATACCGTATTACGTGACGGAGAAATGATTAAGACTGGCGATATAGAACAGGAAGACTTAGATACAATCACCAAGCTAATGGTTGGTAAATCTATTTCTCAAAATAGATTTGTACAGGAACATTCATTTGGCCCAACATTGCTAGAAGTGAACAACTTAACAAGTCAAGGTTTGTTTAAAGACATTCATTTTCAAGTGAAAAAAGGGGAAATTGTAGGTTTTACTGGATTAGCTGGAGATGGTAGGACAGAGCTTTTTGAAAGCATATTTGGATATCGAAAAAAATACACTGGTGAGATAAAGATCCATAATCAGTTGGTAAAAATAGATCACCCCCGAAAAGCCGTAAAGGCAGGTATAGGTCTTGTTCCAAAGGATCGAAAAGAAAATGCAATTATTAAAGATTTAAGCGTGATTCATAACATGAGTTTATCTTCCTTAGGAAACTTTGAGAAATCTGGCTTTATCCAAGATAATGACGAACGGGATAAATTTCAACATTATAAGGAACTGCTGAATATCAAAGTACACAACCCTCGTATCACAATCGATAAGTTAAGTGGTGGTAACCAACAAAAAGTAATCATAGCCAAATGGCTTGAAGTAGGGGCAGATATACTAATATTTGATAACCCGACTCAAGGGATTGACGTTGGGGCAAAGCAAGAGATTTATCAGCAAATTGTAGCATTGGCCGAACAAGGAAAATCGGTGATTATATTGTCTTCGGAGGCTCCTGAAGTAATGAGATTATGTCATACAATAAATGTGATGTACCAAGGAGAAATAACAGCAAGGTTTAACGGTGAAGAAGCAACAGAAGAAGAAATTATGCATTATGCAACTGGCTCGAAAAGGGAGGTCGCAACAAGTGGCTAATATAAATGTTAAAGAATATCGTCCGCAAGTGTCAAATGCCAAAAGTCGTCTTACATGGCTATGGTCAGAATATAGCGTCATTATAGCTTTCATTATTATTTTTATCGCATCTTCTATAATGAGTCCAAGATTTTTAGATATGAACAACCAACTTAATATACTTATGCAAGTTTCTATTATCGGAATTGTTGCATTAGGTATGACAGTAGTTATGCTTTCAGGTGGGATCGACTTGTCGGTTGGGTCTGTGCTTGCACTAGTGGGGGTCATTACGGTTCTTGCATTAAATGCGTCAGGTAGTATACTTGTTGGGATTTTCACAGCATTAGTCGTAGGTTCCTTTGCAGGATTCTTGAACGGATTAATGGTTGCCAAAGGAAGGATTGCCTCTTTTATCGCCACATTGGGAATGATGGCATCAGCGCGTTCCATTGCGTTGTATATTGCCGAAGGTGGAAGTGTTTCAGGAGAAGTGCAAGGATTTACTGCAATCGCAAATAATGATTTATGGATATTTGATTATCCTGTTATTATTTTCTTCGTCATGACCGCACTGGTTTATATGTTAATGCACAAGACACGCTTCGGAAGATATGTGTATGCACTTGGAAGTAATGAAAAAGCAGCATTGCTTTCAGCGATTCGTGTGGACCGTATTAAAATTGGTGTCTATAGTTTGGCAGGCTTATTGGTAAGTGTTGCAGCGATCATTGAAACATCCCGCTTAAATTCTATTTCATCTTCAAGTTCAGGAGTTCAATATGAACTAGATGCGATTGCGGCGGTTATTATAGGTGGTACAAGAATGACGGGTGGTCGTGGCAAGATTATTGGGACACTTTTCGGAGTGCTTATTTTAGGTATTCTGAATAACATGATGAATTTAATGAACGTTTCCCCATACCTACAAGGGTTTGTAAAAGGTTTAATCATTATTATTGCAGTAGTATTCCAAAAGAGAGAGTAGGAGGGATCATATGGGGTTAAAAGTAGGCATTATTGGATGTGGATCGATAACAAAATTGCGCCATGCGCCTGAATATAAAGCGAATCCATTTGTGGATGAAATTGTTTTTTATGATCGAAATCCTGAACGTGCAGCAGCGTTAGCAAGCCTGTTCGATGGGACTGTAGTGCAAAGTGTGGATGAATTATTAACCGATCCGACTATACAAGTAATTAGTGATTGTTCTTCGAATGAATTTCATCATATATTTTCTACAAAAGCGTTATTAAATGGAAAGCATGTTTTATGTGAAAAGCCGATCGCCCTTACGATTGAACATGCGAAAGAAATAGTCGATGCCCAAAAGCAATCCGAGAAAAAATTTATGGTAGATCACAATCAACGATTTACTCGCGCGCATCAAAAAGCGAAAGAAATCATAAAAAGTGAAGAACTTGGGAAAGTGCTAACTTTTAGAACAACGTTTGGACACTCTGGACCAGAACAATGGGGAGTGAATAAATCAAACTCCACATGGTTCTTTCAAAAGGAACGTTCTGGACTTGGCGTTGCAGGCGATCTAGGAGTCCATAAAGTGGATTTATTGCATTACTTATTAGATGACGAAATCGAGCAGGTAAGTGCTTTTCAAGGATCGCTAGACAAAGTAAATGAAAACAACGAACCAATAGAAGTGTGCGATAACATCGTCTGTAGCTTAAGAACGAAAAAGGGACGATTAGGGACTGCTGCTTTCTCTTGGACGTACTACGGAGAAGAAGATAACAGCACTATCATCTATTGTGAAAAGGGTATTTTGAAAATCTACCATAGTGATCAATATCAATTAGAAGTAATCACAAAGGATGGGGAGAGGGTACAATATCAACTAGAAAACATCCAAACAAACAACAATCAAACAAATAGTGGTGTGATTGATGCCTTTATTGAATGTATTCGACTTAATCAAACTCCGCTTGTTACAGGGGATGACGCACTATCCTCTCTAAAAGTTATTTTAGGGATTATAGAAGCGGCTGAAACGAATATGGTTGTCACCATTGAATAACAGATGTTGACTACGGTTTCCGTGGCGATTTGGACTGCTCGTTGCTACATAATTATCTAGAGAATAAGAGGGTTGGAGTAAGTGACGTGTTCACTTACTCCAACTCTCTCTTTTAGGTAATCTTGTGGCGAATGCTTGTCCTTCGCGCCACTGCAACCTTGGTGTACATTGTAATTTGGTTTTGGGGAATGAAAGAATCGAAACTATTCTAGTCAGAAAGTAAGTGGCCGAAGATATAATTTCGGCCACTCTTTTCCTTTTTATTAAACGAGGTAACTTCGAACATACAAAGAAATTCTATATGTCACCAATCTTAAATTCAAATCGTTTTTCTGTCTGGAATACTCCTTCGTGAAAAGTTCTTTCCACAAAAGTAATATGATTCTCTTTATCCATAAGTAAAACAGTCGATGAGCGGGTACCATAGTTAGGACTTTTTATAAACAGAGGAGACAGCAATCTTTCCATCTCTAAACCAACACCAGTATTGGGTAGATGTTGATCTTCCGCTGCTGTCTGGTCAGAAATAATATCGAACAATGAATCGATCTGTACCTCAGCTGGACAGGAACGAACATAATCACCTAGTTGTTTCTTACCTTTTGCAACCTTCGGCCAAGGAGTATTCAAAGTATGATTACTCAAACTATGCGTGCCAGGTGGAATTTCATTCATTTCATCTAATATATTGTTGTAGTGAAATAATTGATTGCCGTCACCTATAACTACATTAAAGCCCCCATATTTACCTTTGTTTTTCGCAAGCGTTTGAATAAAATCAACGGAAGCTTCACCATTAGCTAAAAAATCACGCACAATATCCCCTCGTGAAAAACGACCTTTTGCTTCATTAGGATCTCGATAATTCGTTAACGCCGCAAAACGACCGTCTCTTGTCACCCCAAGCCATGTACCCATATGCACCAAATCACGCCCAGCTAAAATACCCGGATAGTCCTTCCAAAAACCAGCTGCCGCTGTTGGTCGCTCATAAAACTCATCCCGATTTGCCACCACAATTAATTTATACACCGGATGCTCCTGAAAATGAAAATTCACTAAGCACATTTCAACTACCCCTTTAAACGTTTTAAGTATTTTAATCATAACATGTGTCAAAAAATTAATACCAGATTTGTGATAGTATCTATATGTATGAGATTGCCTTTAAAAATTAGTATCTTTCCAAGGAGTTTATAACCGACCCAAGTATCAATCAGTAGAACATTATTTGTACAATTGAAATTCTCTTTCGTACTCCATTTACTAACTAAAGTGATCCATTAATTGGTGGTTTTACTCGAATTGATTTAATAAATACTTGGGAGACTCTTAATCTCAATAGTTTAACAAATTAGAAACAGAGGAGTATGTTTGGGTTGGCAGCAATATTAAATTTTAGAAGACCTTTATTTTAAGGAGAGTGACTTATGACAAATGACCGCACACTAATGCTTTATTTCCCTGATGCAAATAACGCATCATCTTTACGAATATTTCAAGATCCTACTAGTCAAATTCGAGGATTTTACTTTACCAAAAGTCAATTGGGTAAAGTCGAATTGTTAGAGTATGCTAATAATCATGCTGTATATTTTTTGTTTTCGGATTCAGATGAATCTAGCGTCTATGTAGGACAAACAGTGAATGGAATTAAGCGCATTAAATCACATTTACGTGAGAAAGACTTTTGGCAGTTTGGAATACTATTTGTTACTGACAACAATAGTTTTGATAAATTGAGTATTGATTATTTAGAGTATTATTTTATTCAAGCGTTCTCAAAAACGCAATATAGCTTAGAGAATCAGGACTTAAGAACAATAGCCCCGAATGTAAATGTTTTTAACCAATCTACTCTCAATTCATTTGCAACACAGATACAATTTTTACTGGAAGCCCTTGGGATTTCATTTAATCCGGTACCTTCAATGGGATGTGATAAACCAGATGATGTCGAGATATTTAATGCCCGAACTCCTTATAAAGCATCAATTCGTCTGGGAGATGGAAAGTTTATACTGCAACAGAATTCTGAAATTAAAGCACCATTAGAACGCACAAAAGAATGGAATGACGGGGGAACATTTTATCAACGTTCATTTAGAAGATATAATCAATTGATAGAATCGGGCAAGGCAATCAAAATTGATGAGAATACAGCTAAGTTAATAGATGATGTGGAATTCAATAGTCCTAGCACTCCAGCAGAACTTTGTTCTGGACGTTCTCAAAACGGGTGGGTATTTTGGATTGGACTAGATGATAAACGAAAGAAAGAGAGTTAATCTAGTAAATAATAATACGAAGGAAGAAACATATCCAGCTGACTGTCTTTCTTTATATTTGTTTCCTATTAGACTATTAAGAACGTATTGTTAGTTAGAAAGAAAATAATGATCAATCAAAGGCAGGATAAATAAAATTCTAACCTTTATTTGGTTCTTAATACAATTAGGGAAGGAATCAACTGCTTTTATTCATCAACCATTATCAAATAAATCCCTTCCATAAATCCGCCGCGTTTTTGTTTCTTGGCTAATCGGATATTTTCTAGTTCATCGAATGTTGCCTCATGGATAGGGAGGGCAGCATGGATTAGTTCCAAGATATCAGCTAGTTCTTCAAGTGCATCTTGTCGGTTCAATGTTTCTTGGAATTCTTTTACTTCTTCAGATAATTTATTTTTGATCTCAGTTAAGTGTTCAGATGAATCTAGAATGCGAGTGGTGAATTTGCTTCCTGATTTTTGGATGACTTGTGGGATTAAGTCTCGGACTAGTTTGTTGTATACTGGCATTTTTTTGCCTCCAGAACTTTTTCTATTTGAATCTATCATATCTTTTTTTCAAAATACTGTCTCCTCATAGCAGAAATAGAATGTCTGAGAGATTTTTAGGGTTACATCCTTGTAAAAGTAAAAGAGCTGCTGAAATTGTATCTTCGGCAGCTTACATTCAATATTAAAAAAATTCCTTTTCATTCATTCCCAAAACCATTAGCACAAGATCTCTAAAGGTTTCAGAGGAGCGGCGTACAAACGTCAGCCATAGGATTACTGGAAAGAAAAAGAGGGCGAAGTGACAAGGTCACTTCGTCCTCTTTTTCATTTTATCTGTAAAGGTATAGCAGATGAACAGTCCAAAGCGACCCGGAAACCGAATGGCCGCTTGTGTAATTAAATCATACTTTTTACTACTTTAGACATGATCGAACCGTCTGCTTTACCAGCAAGTAACGGTTTTGCAATTTTCATTGCGTCACCCATGTTCATCCCTTTTGTAACACCTGCTTCTGTTAGGAGCGCTACAATCTCTTCTTCACTTAATTGTTTCGGTAAGAATTTTTTTAATAGAACTAATTTCGCTTCTTCTTTTTCTATTAGGTCTTCACGTTTCGCATTCTGCGCGCCTTCTAATGCTTGATTTGTCTGTTTAATTTCACGATTTACAATAGCGATTTCTTCTTCTGGAGTTAGGCTTGAACCTTTTTCCTTCTCAGCTGTATCCAGTGCTGATTTTAAAAGTGTCATTACCCCTTTTGAGAGCACATCTTTTTCTTTCATCGCACGTTTTAGTTCTTCGAATACTGTAGTTTTTAACATAATTTTCATTCCACTCTCTTTCATTTATTCGATTTATCTTTTCTGCATTCTCAATCATTCCTTGTTATTATACCAATAAATCGTTACATAGCTTGCCAATGGCATCTTCACAAAGAAAAGAGCTATTAGAATTAAGAAAAAGCTACGTCTTTTGTTTCCTTGGTGTCAGCAAACCACCGCAATACTTGATTGTGGTGATTAATAATTTGTTGTGCAGTCAATTCCTCTGAGTCCCATGTACTATGAGCATCTGTTACTAGCGTAATATCATAGCCTAAGCTATAGGCATTTCTGCAAGTTGTGTCTACGCATATTTCCGATTGGATCCCGACAAGGACTAGGTGCTCAATCTGTTGTTTTTGAAGTTCTTCTTGTAAATTCGTTTTATAAAAGGCATCAGGTGTTGTCTTTTGAATAATGATGTCCGTGAGGTTAGGTTTTATTTCAGGGTGAATTTCCCATAATTTAGAACCATTTTCTAGGTAAGTGTTGTTGTGCTGTATATAAAAGATGGGAATGTGATAATCGCGTGCATTTTCTAAAAGGTGCTTGAGTTTGATTATAAGCTTGGTCGAGTTAAATACAGGATTTTCATCTTGAAACATACCGTTTTGAACATCAATCAACAAAAGGGCAGTTTTTTTCATATCGTTCTCCTCCTAGCATCTTGTTATTGTTAATTATAGATTGGTAGCTTTAGGAATACAAACGAGTGTAATAATAGTAATTATCCTTTTCTATTCTACATAGTATCGATAAAATAATGGATACTATAGTTGTAAGCAAAAAGGAGTGATACTTATGGCAATGTGTCCTTTATGTAATTCATTAAAAGAACTAGAAGTTTCTTGCCCAGAATGTAATACTCGGTTAGATGACTCAGGGAAGGTATCCGATTTTTTAGATCCGTATGGACATTATAACGATGAAGAAACTGTAAAAATGGGTGACGGTTATCCGAATACTGGCCTAGAGTCTCTTAAAAGGCGGTGTAATGGTTTATTTCAGAACGAAATAAAAAACGTTTTTCTAGCAACTAACGATAAAAAAGAAAATCTGAAGGTTTTTTTATATAAGTGAAGGGATTCATTATTTAGCTCTTTCTAATTTACCATGCTAATATTGTGGTATCAGGATTCTAAGAAAGAGGCTAAAACTTATGGAGTGTAGAGTGATTGGTATGTGGGGAGGATTCCCTAAAAAGAATGGCCCTTGTTCGGGATACTTAATTCAGCATGAAGGGTTTTCGTTATTAATTGATTGTGGAAGTGGTGTATTAACGGAATTACAAAATTATATAGATTTAAATGAAATAAATCATGTCATTCTAACCCATTATCATTATGATCATTATAGTGATATAGGAGCGTATTTATTTTCTAGACTAGTGAATACACAGTTAGGTAGAGCTGACGAAGAGTTATGTGTTTATGGGCCAGAAGACGAGTGGATGCAAAAGCAGGTAGAGGATATTGCGTATTCTCGATTTACTTCATTTAACGAAAAGAGTAAGTTCGAAATTGGACCGTTCATATGTACATTTATGAGAAATATCCATCCAGTAGAAACGTATAGTATAAAAATTGAATGTGACAATAAAAGTATAGTTTTTACATCTGATACTAGCTTTAAGCATGACTTAATTTCATTTGCAGCTAATAGCGATCTTCTTATTACTGAATCTAGCTTGTACGAAGGAATGGACGGAGTAGGTTCGGGACATATGACGTCCAAGCATGCAGGGATACTAGCATATCAATCAAGTGCAAAAAAAGTGTTATTAACACATCTTCCACACTACGGTGATTTAAACGATTTATTAGATAGTGCGAAAAAACAAGGAAATCAAAACATTGAGTTAGCAGAGCCAGGAATGTTTATAGAATTATAAAAGCGGATAGAATGAATGTTTTTTTGCACGGACTGCCATTTTTGATACAGTATGAAAATACATTATTTAGCAGCCAGTTGACGGTATATTACCGGCGACTGGCTTTATGTAATTCATTAAAAGAATTAGAAGTTTCTTGCCCAGAATGTAATACTCGGATAAATGACTCAGGGAAGGTATCCGATTTTTAGATCCGTATGGACATTATAACGATGAAGAAACTGTAAAAATGGGTGATGATTATCCGGATACTGCGAGGGATCAAATTTGTCCTCATCTGGTGGTCTGTAATAATTGTGGATACGATGTGGTGAAGTTTATACAAGAAGAGTAATTATAGTTAAGGCAACACCACTTTGGATGGTTGTTGCCTTTTAGAATTAAAGCATTTTTGTATTATCGGTTTTATCTGTCGTTCTTTCTACTTTAGGTTTTATATGTTGTTTGGCGATATCAGGATTCATTTGTATCGTCGCAGCATCTAAATTATTATTCATTGCACCTTGATCATTGAACTGTTTTTCATTTTTGGGGCTTACATCATGTTTCAAGCTACTTTCCCTCCAATTTGATTCGACCTATACCTTAGTTTGCTCTTTAAAGTAGATATAATGTATAGATTAGGAAGAAACATTTTCAACTTGGTACTCAAGTGTAAAAAGTGGTAAAGTTTACATAATTGAGGGGAAGGAGAGGAATGGTATTAGGACATTATTAGAGCTAGTACGAATTATTTTCATATTTTTTATCATCGGTGGCATTCTAGGTTATTTTTTTGAATCTATTTATGTTGAAATGGGCATTGATACTGAAAAATATGGTTGGTTGGTCTTTTTGGCTATTTTTCTTTTGATTTTCGTACTTTATAGAAATAAATTGCAATTTAGCGGATGGTATAAAGGAGCAGGTAGAAAAAAGTTGCCGAAAACAGTGTCTCAAATACTTTTATTTAGTGCAGTTTTTCTTTTAATATTACCGGCGATTCTAAGTATTTCAGTGAACTAGGTAGTGTGGACTTTATATATAATGAGGGGAGAATCATACATAAAAAAAGACTAGATATACGAGTATCCAGTCTATAACTACAAACCGCAGAAAAGTGGTAGGTCTTTAAATTAAACCTTCTATCTCTTTATACTCTTTTAATCGTCTAAAGAAAGTCGCTTGAGTTAGAATGTCTTTACCATTAGCATCTTTTCCGTAATCTTCTATAAGTTGAGCAACAGTGATTTTTCCGTCTGCCTTTATAAATTCCTTTACGGCTTTTTCATAAATCTTTTTATTAACGCTAGGACGACCGAATTTTACACCATTTTTCTTAGCTTCTTCTATTGCAGGTTTAGTCCGTTCAATAATAAAAGTCCGTTCCATTTCTGCTATTAAAGAAAGCATAGTCATAAGTGCTTTAGTCATTTGACCAGTTAAACTGTCTTCATTATCGTTTCTAGTATCTATATTTGCATCAAGAACGACTAAATGAATTTCTTTTTCTTTGAAGTATTCAACGATTGACATAACATCAACCATAGAACGACCTAGACGGTCTAATTTATGAACAACTACTAAATCACCAGTTACAAGACGGTCTTTTAATCTATTCCATTCCGTGCGATTTTTAGCGTCTTTCCCACTCATTTTTTCCGAATAGATATTTTTAGGATCTACACCTGCTTTAGTTAGTGCCTCCACCTGCAATCCTAAATCTTGTTGAACTATGCTTACTCTCGCATATCCATAAGTTGTCCCTGTTGTAATTTCGCTTGTCATGTTGAAATACCCGCCTCTTAAGTTTTTCGATTATTTAACCAATAAAACATTATATCAAATGTCAAAGAATTTTTAGTGTGTAAAATTTTACATATAAAACAGTGTTCATCATTAAAAAGGTTTTATAGAAATTATGTGGAAGTAGTAAGTAGTTTGTAAAAGATGGAAAATAAGTATAGAAAGTTTATACAACAAAATAGAGGCTCTAAGTTTACTATTAAAAAAGAAGTTCTATTTGTTTCAATCATAATATTCCTATTTATTTTGTTCAGTATATTGTCGGGCGAAGACTTTTGACTTTCACGGGATAGTTGAAGGGAGAGGGAGAGAAAGAATGAATACATTTACAATAGTAGGATTAGTGATTGCATTTACAATATTTCTATTTTTAACCCAGTTTTATTTGAAGAGAAGATTTAACATACACAAGTGGAAAGGGTTAACCTTTAAAGAGAGAAATAAGTATTCAATCGCAACCGAATTAGCGATATTTTTCTTATTTCTTTATAGTTATCTAAGTCTGAATGTCGAATCTATGAACTCGGCTTATTCGCCGATTGTTAGAACAAGTCCTATGTTCGGTCTGTTTTTTTTATTGAGCATAAAACGTGGGTTTGAAGAGTGGCTGTTAAATCGAGATCAGAAAGTATACTACTTTGAATGGGTAGGCTCTCTTCTGATTATAGTAGCTTTTTTTATTATTTTTATAGGTGAGCGATGATATTAAGGTGACCTGCAAAGTCGGTTTGCACCGATCTATTGGGTCACCTTAGTTTTATCTGCTGACGATAGGATAAAGGGCTACACTCATATTTCAACTTAAATACTTTGGAGAAATAATTCGCGTCATTAAAACCAGTGGTAGATGCGATTTCACTGACGGATAGGTTCGTTTCCAATAAAAGCTGACTTGCATGGGAAAGCCGTTTTTTATTGACATACTGTTTAAAGGTAATGCCTTTTGTTTTTGAAAAAAGCATACTTAAATAGCTGGCGCTAATGCCTAAGAATTCTGCCATTGTTTCTAGATTTAACTTGTTATCTGTATAGTAAACATCGATATAGTCTAGAGCAGCATTCACGTAGTCAAACTGGCCTTTTTCTTTTTGCAGAACGGCTTGATTCATCACATCCTGGCAGAAGAGGACGAATTCTTGGATGATCGTGTAGAGCACAGGGTGATTTAAAATAATATCAAATAGGCGATTGTATTTTTGCTCCAAATCTATCTTCTTTTCCATCTGGTATTTCAATATGAAGCGCCTCACTTGAGCGAGTATGCTTGTTAAATGGATGCGAATGGAATCTGGCTGATAATACGTATCTATCGTGGAAATATTATATAAAAATTGTTTAATCATTTGCACATCATTTTGATCCAGGCTATTGATCCAAAGACGCTGCTGTTCAATCGTTAAAAAGGGATCAAAATTTGTATAGGTTGGATGCTGACTTACTAAGAAAATCTGAGAGAAGCCGTTTTGGAAACGTAAATTTAATGATTCTCTCAATGCATTATACATCGTTTTAACGGATTGATTCGGCAAATCATAGATGGCGATATTTAAATTTGCGTTGTACGTATTTGACCATTCTCGAATGATCGATTTTGCTTTTTTTAG encodes:
- a CDS encoding sugar ABC transporter ATP-binding protein, encoding MAENPFIKMENMNKSFNGVPVVKNVSLQIEKGEIHALLGENGAGKSTLMNILGGVHQPNSGTIYINGQEVRMANPRVSQEQGISFIHQELNMVSDLKVYENMFLGSELRNKVGFLKVEEMCQQTHEILSKLGVDIDPKEYVRNLATSYKQLIEISKALLHKSTLIIMDEPTTSLAEHEVNRLFELMKNLKKSGISIIYISHKLKEIKEVCDRYTVLRDGEMIKTGDIEQEDLDTITKLMVGKSISQNRFVQEHSFGPTLLEVNNLTSQGLFKDIHFQVKKGEIVGFTGLAGDGRTELFESIFGYRKKYTGEIKIHNQLVKIDHPRKAVKAGIGLVPKDRKENAIIKDLSVIHNMSLSSLGNFEKSGFIQDNDERDKFQHYKELLNIKVHNPRITIDKLSGGNQQKVIIAKWLEVGADILIFDNPTQGIDVGAKQEIYQQIVALAEQGKSVIILSSEAPEVMRLCHTINVMYQGEITARFNGEEATEEEIMHYATGSKREVATSG
- a CDS encoding ABC transporter permease; this encodes MANINVKEYRPQVSNAKSRLTWLWSEYSVIIAFIIIFIASSIMSPRFLDMNNQLNILMQVSIIGIVALGMTVVMLSGGIDLSVGSVLALVGVITVLALNASGSILVGIFTALVVGSFAGFLNGLMVAKGRIASFIATLGMMASARSIALYIAEGGSVSGEVQGFTAIANNDLWIFDYPVIIFFVMTALVYMLMHKTRFGRYVYALGSNEKAALLSAIRVDRIKIGVYSLAGLLVSVAAIIETSRLNSISSSSSGVQYELDAIAAVIIGGTRMTGGRGKIIGTLFGVLILGILNNMMNLMNVSPYLQGFVKGLIIIIAVVFQKRE
- a CDS encoding Gfo/Idh/MocA family protein; the encoded protein is MGLKVGIIGCGSITKLRHAPEYKANPFVDEIVFYDRNPERAAALASLFDGTVVQSVDELLTDPTIQVISDCSSNEFHHIFSTKALLNGKHVLCEKPIALTIEHAKEIVDAQKQSEKKFMVDHNQRFTRAHQKAKEIIKSEELGKVLTFRTTFGHSGPEQWGVNKSNSTWFFQKERSGLGVAGDLGVHKVDLLHYLLDDEIEQVSAFQGSLDKVNENNEPIEVCDNIVCSLRTKKGRLGTAAFSWTYYGEEDNSTIIYCEKGILKIYHSDQYQLEVITKDGERVQYQLENIQTNNNQTNSGVIDAFIECIRLNQTPLVTGDDALSSLKVILGIIEAAETNMVVTIE
- a CDS encoding NRDE family protein, encoding MCLVNFHFQEHPVYKLIVVANRDEFYERPTAAAGFWKDYPGILAGRDLVHMGTWLGVTRDGRFAALTNYRDPNEAKGRFSRGDIVRDFLANGEASVDFIQTLAKNKGKYGGFNVVIGDGNQLFHYNNILDEMNEIPPGTHSLSNHTLNTPWPKVAKGKKQLGDYVRSCPAEVQIDSLFDIISDQTAAEDQHLPNTGVGLEMERLLSPLFIKSPNYGTRSSTVLLMDKENHITFVERTFHEGVFQTEKRFEFKIGDI
- a CDS encoding GIY-YIG nuclease family protein; protein product: MTNDRTLMLYFPDANNASSLRIFQDPTSQIRGFYFTKSQLGKVELLEYANNHAVYFLFSDSDESSVYVGQTVNGIKRIKSHLREKDFWQFGILFVTDNNSFDKLSIDYLEYYFIQAFSKTQYSLENQDLRTIAPNVNVFNQSTLNSFATQIQFLLEALGISFNPVPSMGCDKPDDVEIFNARTPYKASIRLGDGKFILQQNSEIKAPLERTKEWNDGGTFYQRSFRRYNQLIESGKAIKIDENTAKLIDDVEFNSPSTPAELCSGRSQNGWVFWIGLDDKRKKES
- a CDS encoding nucleoside triphosphate pyrophosphohydrolase: MPVYNKLVRDLIPQVIQKSGSKFTTRILDSSEHLTEIKNKLSEEVKEFQETLNRQDALEELADILELIHAALPIHEATFDELENIRLAKKQKRGGFMEGIYLIMVDE
- a CDS encoding GatB/YqeY domain-containing protein; its protein translation is MLKTTVFEELKRAMKEKDVLSKGVMTLLKSALDTAEKEKGSSLTPEEEIAIVNREIKQTNQALEGAQNAKREDLIEKEEAKLVLLKKFLPKQLSEEEIVALLTEAGVTKGMNMGDAMKIAKPLLAGKADGSIMSKVVKSMI
- a CDS encoding cysteine hydrolase family protein, giving the protein MKKTALLLIDVQNGMFQDENPVFNSTKLIIKLKHLLENARDYHIPIFYIQHNNTYLENGSKLWEIHPEIKPNLTDIIIQKTTPDAFYKTNLQEELQKQQIEHLVLVGIQSEICVDTTCRNAYSLGYDITLVTDAHSTWDSEELTAQQIINHHNQVLRWFADTKETKDVAFS
- a CDS encoding MBL fold metallo-hydrolase, whose protein sequence is MECRVIGMWGGFPKKNGPCSGYLIQHEGFSLLIDCGSGVLTELQNYIDLNEINHVILTHYHYDHYSDIGAYLFSRLVNTQLGRADEELCVYGPEDEWMQKQVEDIAYSRFTSFNEKSKFEIGPFICTFMRNIHPVETYSIKIECDNKSIVFTSDTSFKHDLISFAANSDLLITESSLYEGMDGVGSGHMTSKHAGILAYQSSAKKVLLTHLPHYGDLNDLLDSAKKQGNQNIELAEPGMFIEL
- a CDS encoding recombinase family protein; the encoded protein is MTSEITTGTTYGYARVSIVQQDLGLQVEALTKAGVDPKNIYSEKMSGKDAKNRTEWNRLKDRLVTGDLVVVHKLDRLGRSMVDVMSIVEYFKEKEIHLVVLDANIDTRNDNEDSLTGQMTKALMTMLSLIAEMERTFIIERTKPAIEEAKKNGVKFGRPSVNKKIYEKAVKEFIKADGKITVAQLIEDYGKDANGKDILTQATFFRRLKEYKEIEGLI
- a CDS encoding DUF4181 domain-containing protein — protein: MNTFTIVGLVIAFTIFLFLTQFYLKRRFNIHKWKGLTFKERNKYSIATELAIFFLFLYSYLSLNVESMNSAYSPIVRTSPMFGLFFLLSIKRGFEEWLLNRDQKVYYFEWVGSLLIIVAFFIIFIGER